The Acidobacteriota bacterium genome includes a window with the following:
- a CDS encoding DUF481 domain-containing protein, giving the protein MKQIVLILITVAALAGAASADIVTLANGDRITGAVVKADATALTLKTKAMGDVTIAMAEIATIQSDQPLYLGLSDGQTVAGTVSTDGDKLQVTTKETGSVTLSRAAVATIRNEAEQAFYLAEAERYRNPGLLDLWSGFADAGLSVASGNTDTLTFTLGANAVRETRRDKTSLYVGSLYSRSEVGGESLTTAKAIRGGARYDIFLSDRFSVFGITDLEYDAFQQLDLRLVLGGGAGYYLVKNDVTQFQVFGGGNLNKEYFFVDPDRTTGELMLGQNYATKLAGRFGFTESFVVFPNLSETGEYRFVFSAAAVTTLNKWLDWHLTL; this is encoded by the coding sequence ATGAAACAAATCGTGCTGATTCTCATTACTGTCGCCGCGCTGGCCGGCGCCGCGTCCGCCGACATCGTTACCCTGGCGAACGGCGACCGGATTACCGGCGCCGTTGTCAAGGCCGACGCCACGGCGCTGACACTGAAAACCAAGGCTATGGGCGACGTTACCATCGCCATGGCGGAAATCGCCACAATCCAGTCCGACCAGCCGCTGTACCTGGGGCTGTCCGACGGGCAGACCGTGGCGGGGACCGTTTCGACGGATGGAGACAAACTCCAGGTCACCACGAAAGAGACCGGCTCGGTCACCCTGAGCCGCGCCGCGGTGGCGACCATCCGCAACGAGGCGGAACAGGCCTTCTACCTGGCGGAGGCGGAACGCTACCGCAACCCCGGCCTGCTCGACCTGTGGAGCGGGTTCGCCGACGCCGGCCTGAGCGTCGCCTCCGGCAACACTGACACCCTGACCTTCACCCTGGGCGCCAACGCCGTCCGCGAGACCCGGCGGGACAAGACCTCCCTGTACGTCGGCTCGCTCTACAGCCGGTCGGAGGTGGGCGGGGAGAGCCTGACGACGGCCAAGGCGATCCGCGGCGGTGCCCGCTACGACATCTTCCTGTCGGACCGCTTCAGCGTGTTCGGGATCACGGACCTGGAGTACGACGCGTTCCAGCAGCTCGACCTGCGGCTGGTCCTGGGCGGCGGCGCCGGCTACTACCTTGTCAAAAACGACGTCACCCAGTTCCAGGTGTTCGGCGGCGGCAACCTGAACAAGGAATACTTCTTCGTGGACCCCGACCGAACGACGGGCGAGCTGATGCTGGGCCAGAACTACGCCACGAAGCTGGCGGGGCGGTTCGGCTTCACCGAGAGCTTCGTCGTCTTCCCGAACCTGAGCGAGACGGGCGAGTACCGCTTCGTCTTCAGCGCCGCGGCGGTGACCACCCTCAACAAGTGGCTGGACTGGCACCTGACGCTG